In the Passer domesticus isolate bPasDom1 chromosome 4, bPasDom1.hap1, whole genome shotgun sequence genome, one interval contains:
- the CLRN2 gene encoding clarin-2, with amino-acid sequence MPGCFKKTLFALASLISFVSFILIVVAMGIPKWMTGKILCKTGADLVNATDPELVKFIGEIYYGLFRGGKIRQCGLGGRRSKFTIFPHMVKKLNTGLHVMIIMFLCVAIFFSLVSFGFCILNAIKVPYRAINGPAGACLWNFLAGGFVVLGVTSFMAAVKLHHLTERIANFRENVFRFVILEERFEDCFWICVASATAHAVNLLLIAISGIHFPKIKTKTEEVNVTAEDIMY; translated from the exons ATGCCTGGCTGCTTTAAAAAGACATTATTTGCCTTGGCTTCTCTAATAAGTTTTGTGTCTTTTATCTTGATTGTTGTTGCAATGGGGATCCCAAAGTGGATGACTGGAAAGATCCTTTGCAAAACAGGAGCTGATTTGGTCAATGCCACAGATCCAGAGCTGGTCAAGTTCATTGGAGAAATTTACTACGGTCTCTTTCGGGGCGGCAAAATACGCCAATGTGGCTTGGGCGGGCGGCGTTCCAAATTCACAA TTTTCCCACACATGGTGAAAAAGCTGAATACAGGCCTACATGTGATGATCATAATGTTCCTCTGTGTggccattttcttttctctggtcAGTTTTGGATTCTGCATTCTTAACGCAATAAAAGTTCCTTACCGGGCTATTAACGGTCCAGCAGGAGCATGCCTTTGGAACTTCCTTGCAG GTGGATTTGTAGTACTTGGAGTCACCAGCTTCATGGCTGCTGTGAAACTTCATCACCTCACAGAAAGGATTGCCAATTTTCGGGAAAATGTCTTTCGGTTCGTTATCTTAGAAGAACGCTTCGAAGACTGTTTTTGGATTTGTGTGGCAAGTGCCACTGCACATGCAGTGAATTTGCTGCTAATAGCCATCAGTGGGATTCATTTCCCTAAAATTAAGACTAAAACAGAAGAAGTGAATGTTACAGCAGAAGATATCATGTACTAA